The Prunus dulcis chromosome 3, ALMONDv2, whole genome shotgun sequence genome segment CTATCTTTAGGAATACTTGagatgttttttatttttattttggttgaagtgctttttatgttttggttcTTCATGAATATCTGGTTACCATTTTGCTAATTATTAAGCTTCCGTATCTTCCATGTGTCCTTGTTATACATGCACTtgttaaaattgttttgactTATTTTACAGAGAAGCCATTTTCTGATGCTATGAGAACACAGCCTCATCTTGTGGATGCTGATGGTCGTgtattttggaaattaaacAGCCATACTGGTGGTGAAGGTGGTGTTTTGCTTCAAGGTTAGTTCAAACTGCGCCAAACAAAGTGCATAGAGTTCCACTTTCCAGTTATTTATACGCTAAAATTCTTCTTTTCGAGTATTGTACAGATATGGGAAAATGGGATGCATCTCCGTCTCACGAAAAATGGTTCGTTTATGGTGCTGAAGGCAAAGAGGGGGTCGAAAAATACCTCGCTCATCTAACTCTAAAGTATGCGCATATAATTGTTTTGCATTGTTAGTTAGGTTGAATTGTTCTGATGTCGAACCGTTTTCTCATTTCCAATGAACTGGTTGTTGATGCATAAGCTGTTTGCTTGGCCTGCAggcaacaaaaggaaaagagggcTATGAGGAAAAAGCGTTCCAAAACTTCTTGTGAAAGTAATGAAGAAATCATGGAGCTCATTCCTGAAAGCAATGAAGAAAACATTGAGCTGAGTCCTGAAAGTAATGAAGAAAACAAGGAGCTCAGCCCTGAAAGTACTGAAGTAAACAAGGAGCTCAGTCCCGAAAGCAATGAACTAAACATGAAGCTCAGTCCCGAAAGCAATGAAGACAACATGAAGCTCAGTCCTGAAAGCAATGAAGACAACATGGAGCTCAGTCCTTCGGAAAGCAATGGAGAAAACATGGAGCTCAGTACTTCGGAAAGCAATGAAGAAAACATGGAGCTCAGTTCTTCTGAAAGTAATGAAGGAAACATGGAGCTCATTCTTGTGGCTAATTAGAGTTTTTAGCCATCAGAAGAcagttgtttcaagtccattttagtttttgtttttttaaatgcagAACCGTCTAAATATGTAATAAGGATGATAACATCCAAGTAGTTGGCTGCCCCAGTTTCTGCATAAAGCTGTTTCCTACTTTGGCTTTTGCTCTCTATGGCATTGCTGATTTGAAGAGAAGCGACTTTCAGAAACAGGCCAGCTGCCTCAGCACAGAAGTGTGGTTCTTAACCTTTCAATGGTTGGATCATACTCTGTATTTATTCTGGGGATAAACCTTTTTTCAGTATTTTCTGAATGCATTTTGGaaacttttattaatttcatgTTTCCAGATCCATCTCTGATTTTTGTTCCTGGTTTAAGATCATTTAAGTTCATGCAATATTTTCTCTAGGTTGTATTAATGGATTGGCCAGACTTGAAGTCTTCGGTCCAGGCCCAGGCTCAGAGAGACTGCCTGAGGGGTTACAATTATGGGTCCTCAACAGTCATCTGATCAGTTGTAGAGTTTTTACAGTGCAGCTAGATTGAACACCTCAACATTGCCCCTCATTATAGCAGCTCCTAGTCAGTTGGGCCTAGTGATAATATCAGACTTAGGCCAAATATAGGTCTAATGAGAGCCATATCAGACTTGTGTTCTCGATAGTCATCCGAACAATTACAGAGTTATTATTGGGCGGCTAGATAGATTGAACTCCTCCCCACATAGCCTTATTATAGAAGCTCTCGCCTAATTGGACCTACTAATAATATCAGACTTGGGCCATATGCAGGTCCAGGCCCATCAACTTTTACATGGTGGctatctattttattttatttttcatttttctggttaaacttgaaactcaaaggagaatgaaaagaaaaaaaaagaaaatggataACATGAGGACACGTAATCAGAACTTTGGCGGTTGGGAGCAGCCACTGCATAACTGCTGTGCTCTCTGAAAGTCTCAACCtttaaggaagaagaagagagaaagacagAGAGCTCAAATGGCAACCAAAGCACTATCAACTGTAACTGCAAGTTCAAAAGGAATCTTCCTCTGCCCCCACCAATATCACGAATTCAACCGCCAccgctttctctctctgcaacaccaccaccaccaccaccaccaccaccaccaccaccaccaccaccaccaccataaCACTAGCTCATCAAAACCAAGGCCCATCACCAGCTTCCTCGTCCATCTGGAGCCCATTGGGCCTAGGGCCCACCAACACTCAAAGCCAAAGCCCAAATTGACCAGAGCACGAGCCGCCGATTCAACCCAGCCTACCACCGTCTCCTCCACCGCCGACAAGACCGTCGTTCCTGACGACCAGTTCTCCCTCGCTAAGGTACCTCTGCTTTACTTTCCTCACATTTCATTCACGCACCTACAAATATTTCAGTTAATTTTTTGTGTGATGTATGCAGGTTTCGTTTGGGGTTATTGGTCTGGGTGGGGGGCTTTCACTCTTGTCGTGAGTTCTTTGTCCTCTGTTTGGTACTTGGATAGCATTAAAGTTTCTAACTTTGTGAagcatattttgattttttttaatacatattTGTTCATAACTCATGTGTTTGTGAACAAACAGGTATGGTTTTGGGGCGTATTTTAATATCCTTCCTGGGTCTGAATGGTCAGCATTGATGCTCACATATGGCTTCCCACTTGCAATCATTGGTATGGCTTTCAAGGTAAAATTAAAAGTAACATATTGTGTAAATTAGCTTGTGAACAGTAATTAAGAACATATTTTGCATGGTTCTGCTTCTTAAGATAGTTTATGTGTTAGCCAGGCTATTCCCAGCTATGCACATTACTGGTTGTTGATTTGGTTGCATGAACTTTCTGTCTAGTTCATTAATTTTGGTTGTCAAACAAATACACACCTAGGTCCTTGCTCTGCTATTTACTGAAATTTTGGCTTGATTCATTTCTTGACTTGAAGTAATTTGTCTTTCTATTTGCTGATTGTATTTATGTTTCTCTGTTTTGCAGTATGCAGAGCTAAAGCCAGTACCATGCTTGACTTATTCGGATGCTCTGAAATTAAGGGAAACAAGTGCCACCCCAATCCTTACGCAGGTAATTACGTTGAATTGGCTCATTCTTGACATGAATGTGTggtggtttaagaaaattgATGTTGTAAGGGTTTATATATGGTGTGGTAAATTTATTGCATCAACCCTCAAAAACTTTGGAATGTAATGGGCCAGTAATGCGGTGTTCATCGTTATCTCTTATTATCCAGTCTGTATTGAGATGTTTGCAGTTAGACATATTTCTGTAGTTTCTTCATGTGCTTACTCATAACAATATTGGATGCCGGTGGGGTGATGGGAATAGGATCCTTATGAGAAAATGTGTGCTTGAGAATCAATATCATTGAAATACTAAATAGAATGTTGAGGAAATATTATCAACCCCTTTCGACTTAGTGGTTAGttctaaattttcaaaatgttgGCTGATTTGTTGAGTCCATGAGTGGATTAGACTTGGTCTCTTGTATCAACATTTGATGCATTCAATACTGGGTTTTTTGGCCAAATGATATGATATATGTAATTAGGTCAGGAATGATGTTACAAGGTATCGCTATGGAGATGAGCAGCATTTGGATGAGGCATTGAAACGAATTTTCCAGTATGGTCAGGTGTGTTGTCTGAGTTGTGTTTAAATACGAGAAATGTATTCATCTATGCAGCTGTTTCGGAATATTCTGCATGAGGGAAAGAAATGTTTGGTCTTTCATATCCTATTTGGAAGCTACTTGTTATCACAACACTTCACTTCTAATATTATTTAGATGTAGATAATCTTATGCACAGTGCACAGTTACACTGTGATGGGAATATCTGCTTCAAACTCTGTTTTGTGcttatcatttttcttttacctGTTTTACCTTCAGGGTGGGGGAATTGCTCGGAGGAGTGCACCTACTCTCCAAAGCATTCGCGAAGAGGTATGCTTCTCACCTAAACTTGGTTTCAACTTCAAGCGTGTAAACTTTTGATTACCTCCCATTCAATGAAATCCTTTTAATGTCGGGtgttcttttatatatatatatatatatatatatatatatatattatacaagtgatattgggGATGTATTAACAGGCTAAAAGCAACTTCTGTGGTCATAGGCTTATAGCTCTAATGCAATTGATTTTCAGTTTAGGAATTTCTAGAAAAGTAGAATTTTATTCTTTCCTGATAATATACAAGAGCAGGCTGATAaccctgaattttttttgctaGATTCTTAAGGTTTTAATCGTTTATTTCCTTCAGCCTTGCTTACTAAGTTGATAGCTGATGAGGCTTTTAGTTGATTTGTGTCAGAGCGTGACCATCATTATTCCCCAGTTGCTACTATTTCAAATTATACTGTATGGTTTTAGGTCACAGAAGATGGTAGATACTCTCTAGTCCTGGTATTTGAGGCAAAAGCTCTGCAGTTATCAGATTTTGAACAAAGACAGGTAAACTCAGAGAGTCCTGTTACGATTGATAGCATGAAGACCATGTTTTAAAGTTCTCCTAAATTTCACAGGataataattatttgacctTCTTGCATTTTGAAGATTTATTAACCCTTGTAATTCCAAATAGCAAAAGATACTGCATACTGATTTATGTGTTCTTAACAACTTTTAGGCTAAATTTGCGTCATTCTTCGGACCAGGAATCACAGCTGAAATCGGTGAGTTTATACCTAAATGCTTCAATTTCGAAGTTTGTAAATTTAGAGGGTTGAAGTCATACAACAATCTGAATTTTGCTTGCACCAAACGttttgaaataatatttattttctggtGCAGTGAAGGGAGAGAAGAATCTATATGAAGTCCGACTCATTTCTAACTCCAACGTTGACCCCTCTGCATAACACTTGTAAAAAAATGCAATGTAGTTTAATCATTACACAGCCTCTTGTCACTTGTAAAACTGTTGTTTAAATTCAGTTGACAAAATCTTATTGTATCATATATACAATTTTGAATAGAGAATCAGAAACATGACAAAATCtgggtttttttattcaaattctTCTGTCACGAATTCCCATGACTGATATATTTACTCCAAGATcttcatatcaaatttgaatcctattttaattttcgtttCTCCTCTAAgattttttagattttcagTTCCCTACTATATGAGCAGTAAAATATCCCATATGGTATGAAGTTATTTTTGACAGAGAGGCCTACCACTTTTACAGCACAAATAAAAAGCATGCACGTGAACCTCAAGCTGTCAGCCAATTTAAacagaacaagaacaaaagcaTTAACATCACTGAGTGAGCAATATActacaacaaagaaaaagggataAAAGAACCACCAAACCAAAGACCCCATACATGATTGTTCTCTTTTCTTAATCACAGACGCACTCAGTGACCCTGCAAAGATTTCTGCACACACAGAATCTCTCCTTCGGCCCTCCAATATTCTTTTTACCattatcattaaaaatttCCACCTCTCTAATTTTTCTCAGCACCCTTTGagatgagaaagaaagatattcttctttcttggtttgtgtttttctcTGTACCTTTTTCTCATCCATGACAAGCACCCACCTTGCCTGCGCTGTTGCTCATCAtcacttttctttctctcttccttttctctttttgtttcttcttgctCTCTTGTATCTTTCACTTCCACCTGCACTTAATATAACCCACGCATAAAATATCTTACTTTCTAATATTTGGTTATCTGACTAGGAAATTAGTACATGGGGTTTGTGCTCTGAGCTTGACCCAAACTCATTGGTTCCAGCATAAATGGTATAAATTTAGGCCAAACAAATGGTGCAAAATGAAGTCCATGTTGGGCATAATTAAGCTCTTAGATAGAGAGGGACCATCATTTTCAAGACACTACTGTCACTTTCTACAACCATCAGCCTTCCAGTCATGAAATTTGATCACAAGGGTCACAATGAAATGATAGTCTCCTCACATCAGGTACAACTTGATGGTCACAAAGTCTAGCATCAGTTTACAAGGACATGACTCTCTGGAGCAACAAACTTGTACTAAACAGTGaaataaatcaccaagtaacAACCCTGAAACACATGACCATCTTTTCcaaaaagaagcagaaaaggaaaaaaaaaaaaaaaaatcatcagtGATGGGGCACTTTCACTGAGAACCCCAAAGGATTAGAAAGGACCAGAAAAGTGAAGAATCCTTATTAACATGTGCACTGAGGAATCTTCAGGGGTTCCacataaaacaaaaggaagtggcgt includes the following:
- the LOC117621019 gene encoding thylakoid membrane protein slr0575-like isoform X1 translates to MATKALSTVTASSKGIFLCPHQYHEFNRHRFLSLQHHHHHHHHHHHHHHHHHHNTSSSKPRPITSFLVHLEPIGPRAHQHSKPKPKLTRARAADSTQPTTVSSTADKTVVPDDQFSLAKVSFGVIGLGGGLSLLSYGFGAYFNILPGSEWSALMLTYGFPLAIIGMAFKYAELKPVPCLTYSDALKLRETSATPILTQVRNDVTRYRYGDEQHLDEALKRIFQYGQGGGIARRSAPTLQSIREEVTEDGRYSLVLVFEAKALQLSDFEQRQAKFASFFGPGITAEIVKGEKNLYEVRLISNSNVDPSA
- the LOC117621019 gene encoding thylakoid membrane protein slr0575-like isoform X2 yields the protein MATKALSTVTASSKGIFLCPHQYHEFNRHRFLSLQHHHHHHHHNTSSSKPRPITSFLVHLEPIGPRAHQHSKPKPKLTRARAADSTQPTTVSSTADKTVVPDDQFSLAKVSFGVIGLGGGLSLLSYGFGAYFNILPGSEWSALMLTYGFPLAIIGMAFKYAELKPVPCLTYSDALKLRETSATPILTQVRNDVTRYRYGDEQHLDEALKRIFQYGQGGGIARRSAPTLQSIREEVTEDGRYSLVLVFEAKALQLSDFEQRQAKFASFFGPGITAEIVKGEKNLYEVRLISNSNVDPSA